A genomic window from Salvia hispanica cultivar TCC Black 2014 chromosome 5, UniMelb_Shisp_WGS_1.0, whole genome shotgun sequence includes:
- the LOC125191005 gene encoding uncharacterized protein LOC125191005, whose amino-acid sequence MMKNEIEMISSPHGPLPDLPEEIIKEILLRLPAKSLWKFRSVSKCWFFLISSYDFAKAHLKISNKNNIYERYRLIVGAIQSLMDLHTCSLRDTVGNTVYTGPIYPDVDMLPDVVRFDCPSCNINSLVWMEGSCNGLVCVLESARTLILWNPTIRKYRVLPRSGTPMRFEHYPLNFGFGYDEVHDDYKVVELLHLDPGMSLTEPRAKVYSLRSNSWKALLNWPNEKVALLSGVFLNGAIHWLVFCAGRPSDWGIVSHDLALETFVESELPFNDDDALRFEMNVLGGCLSVCYQYKMWLDVWLVKECGVAKSWTKIMRIPSTWVRFSFMTKPLLLMEDGQMLIRYGPELALYDPRNPSVQQKVSEYDVEAAVYFESLVSPNLDDEVIIPRTLPQNVITEILLRSPVKSLLRFKSVSKKWFYLISSSDFVMAHLNVSTKNNVHDKLIFGSNTFPFDLYTCSLHTEIEGSNISDPIYPTTIESIPFDRVRFDYVNPDDSIWIVGSCNGLVCVAVSAYTVVLWNPTTRRMKVIPETDTDPNRDSIAYGFGYDELHDDYKVVEVSGDKCQTTGVYETQQKVYSVRTNSWKIMSNWPLSNSCYGTGKFMYGAIHWSVCSSDIVSHDLATDSLVELPMPNFDDDDDDFRLDIEILNGCLAACFEHNVYMDIWVMKEYGTRESWTKLVRIPFFLDFRDHEFFRPCPLFSLKDGKILLNFGSSIIIYDSSNSQCTPHFSTVFTVEATTFSESLVSLNFDDEIFFGRTLPLEIITEVLLRLPVNSLGRFKAVSKEWYSLISSSYFVMAHLKLITKNNIYIHDKLVFGSKNFDMDLYTCSMYSMVKDSVLADPIYPVTHENSPFDRVWCDDLYEGDSIWFVGSCNGLVCVSVSANTIILWNPTIRKSAVIPDSGTDLDFDNFSITYAFGYDEIHNDYKVVEFFGAMRNTGVYETGVKVYSMRTNSWKVLSNWPGRDTFGGPGKFLNGAIHWSVCDFDRAADWVIVSHDLSTDTFTEIPLPTFHDNDVRVEVHVLRGCLAVHCEHNILMDVWVMKEYEDGKILIDYGSTIRVYDPSNELFHHFSTTFEVEAITYIESLVSPDLDAEDSP is encoded by the exons ATGATGAAAAACGAAATCGAGATGATCAGTTCACCACACGGGCCTCTACCCGATCTTCCGGAAGAAATTATCAAAGAAATACTGCTGAGGCTGCCCGCAAAATCACTCTGGAAATTTAGGTCCGTGTCGAAATGTtggtttttcttgatttcaagTTATGATTTTGCCAAGGCCCATCTGAAAATATCAAACAAGAACAACATTTATGAACGCTATAGACTTATAGTTGGCGCAATTCAATCTCTCATGGATTTACACACTTGTTCTCTACGAGACACGGTTGGGAATACTGTTTATACCGGTCCAATTTACCCTGATGTTGATATGCTCCCTGATGTTGTTCGCTTTGATTGCCCATCTTGCAACATTAATAGTTTGGTATGGATGGAGGGCTCTTGTAATGGGTTGGTTTGTGTACTTGAGTCAGCAAGAACTTTGATTTTGTGGAACCCCACAATCAGAAAATACCGGGTTTTGCCTCGCTCTGGCACGCCTATGAGGTTCGAGCACTATCCCCTCAACTTTGGGTTTGGGTATGATGAGGTTCATGATGATTATAAGGTGGTGGAGCTTTTACATTTGGATCCTGGCATGTCTTTGACGGAGCCTAGAGCAAAGGTCTATAGTTTGAGGAGTAATAGTTGGAAGGCATTGTTGAATTGGCCAAATGAGAAAGTGGCTTTGCTTTCCGGGGTGTTTCTGAATGGGGCCATTCATTGGTTGGTGTTTTGTGCTGGGAGGCCATCTGATTGGGGGATTGTTTCCCATGATCTTGCTTTGGAGACATTTGTGGAGTCGGAGCTTCCATttaatgatgatgatgctCTTAGGTTTGAGATGAATGTATTAGGTGGTTGCCTTTCTGTGTGTTATCAGTATAAAATGTGGTTGGATGTGTGGCTCGTGAAGGAATGTGGTGTTGCGAAATCATGGACTAAGATTATGAGAATTCCATCGACATGGGTGCGTTTTTCTTTTATGACAAAGCCGCTGCTGCTTATGGAGGATGGTCAGATGCTGATTAGATATGGGCCAGAGTTGGCATTGTATGATCCTAGAAACCCATCTGTTCAGCAGAAGGTTTCTGAATATGATGTTGAGGCTGCAGTGTATTTTGAGAGTCTAGTTTCACCAAATTTGGATGATGAAGTAATCATTCCAAGAACATTACCCCAGAATGTCATTACAGAGATCCTCCTGAGATCACCCGTGAAGTCTCTCCTGCGCTTTAAATCTGTTTCAAAAAAAtggttttatttaatttcaagcTCTGATTTTGTGATGGCCCATCTCAACGTATCAACCAAGAACAATGTCCATGATAAACTCATCTTTGGCTCAAATACCTTCCCTTTCGATCTATATACGTGTTCACTTCACACTGAGATTGAGGGTTCTAATATAAGTGATCCTATTTACCCTACTACTATTGAAAGTATACCATTTGATCGAGTAAGGTTTGATTATGTTAACCCGGATGATTCGATATGGATTGTGGGTTCCTGTAACGGGCTGGTTTGTGTGGCTGTGTCTGCTTACACTGTCGTTTTGTGGAATCCAACTACAAGAAGAATGAAAGTAATTCCAGAAACTGACACAGATCCGAATCGTGATTCGATAGCATATGGTTTTGGTTATGACGAACTGCATGATGATTATAAAGTGGTGGAGGTATCTGGTGATAAGTGTCAGACGACAGGTGTATATGAGACTCAACAAAAGGTTTACAGTGTGAGGACTAACTCTTGGAAGATTATGTCAAATTGGCCGCTTAGCAATTCATGTTATGGGACAGGCAAGTTTATGTATGGAGCCATCCATTGGTCAGTATGCTCCTCGGATATTGTTTCTCATGATCTTGCAACAGATAGTTTGGTGGAGTTACCTATGCCtaattttgatgatgatgatgatgatttcaGACTAGATATAGAGATTTTAAATGGTTGCCTAGCTGCATGCTTTGAGCATAATGTTTACATGGATATATGGGTGATGAAGGAGTACGGTACGAGAGAATCATGGACTAAACTGGTTCGCATCccattttttcttgatttcagGGATCATGAGTTTTTCAGACCTTGTCCGTTGTTTTCGTTGAAGGATGgaaagattttattgaatttcggatcaagtataataatatatgattCAAGTAACTCGCAGTGCACCCCTCATTTTAGTACAGTCTTCACAGTAGAGGCCACTACCTTTTCTGAGAGTCTTGTTTCGCTAAATTTTGATGATGAAATCTTCTTTGGAAGGACATTGCCTCTAGAAATTATTACAGAGGTCCTCCTGAGGTTACCTGTGAATTCTCTCGGGCGTTTCAAAGCTGTTTCAAAAGAATGGTATTCACTAATTTCAAGCTCCTATTTTGTGATGGCCCATCTCAAACTTATCACAAAGAACAACATATACATCCACGACAAGCTCGTCTTTGGCTCCAAAAACTTCGACATGGATCTCTACACTTGTTCTATGTACTCTATGGTCAAGGACTCTGTGTTGGCTGATCCTATTTATCCTGTAACTCATGAAAATTCACCATTTGATCGTGTGTGGTGTGACGATCTTTATGAGGGTGACTCAATATGGTTTGTGGGTTCTTGTAACGGACTGGTTTGTGTGTCTGTATCTGCTAATACTATCATTTTGTGGAATCCAACTATTAGAAAATCGGCAGTAATTCCAGACTCTGGCACTGACTTGGACTTTGATAACTTCAGCATCACATATGCTTTTGGTTATGATGAAATTCACAATGATTACAAGGTGGTTGAGTTTTTTGGTGCCATGCGCAATACAGGCGTGTATGAGACTGGAGTAAAGGTTTACAGCATGAGGACTAATTCTTGGAAGGTTTTGTCGAATTGGCCGGGCAGAGATACATTTGGTGGGCCAGGAAAATTTCTAAACGGTGCAATCCATTGGTCCGTGTGTGACTTTGATAGAGCAGCTGACTGGGTTATTGTTTCTCATGATCTTTCTACTGATACCTTCACCGAGATACCTTTACCTACTTTTCATGATAATGATGTCCGAGTCGAGGTACACGTTTTGAGAGGTTGCCTTGCGGTGCATTGTGAACATAATATTCTCATGGATGTATGGGTGATGAAGGAATATG AGGATGGCAAGATATTAATTGACTATGGATCAACTATACGCGTATATGATCCAAGCAATGAACTCTTCCATCATTTTAGCACGACCTTTGAAGTTGAGGCTATAACATACATCGAAAGCTTAGTGTCGCCTGATCTGGATGCGGAAGATTCTCCCTGA
- the LOC125186531 gene encoding chlorophyll(ide) b reductase NOL, chloroplastic isoform X2, giving the protein MIVAAMPISASSLPILSFTTHSPLQKLNRHCYFTLHFTNKTYPSSNYKSLSLRNASSSDSSSTSTSTSVEKINSEPMIPPYNVLITGSTKGIGYALAKEFLKSGDNVIICSRSEERVKSAIESLKVESGKQHVWGTKCDVRDGNDVKNLVAFSKEQLKYIDIWINNAGSNAYSYKPLMEASDQDLIEVVSTNTLGLMICCREAMNMMQKQPRGGHIFNIDGAGSDGRPTPRFAAYGATKRSVVHLTKSLQAELKMQDVKNVLVHNLSPGMVTTDLLMSGANTKQAKFFINVLAEPAEKVAEYLVPNIRSIPTNGSGRPTYIRFLTGLKAYSQIFSRLAFGARRNRYFLED; this is encoded by the exons ATGATTGTAGCAGCAATGCCAATTTCAGCTTCTTCACTCccaattctttcttttaccaCTCACTCACCACTTCAAAAGCTCAACCGCCATTGCTATTTCACGCTTCATTTCACCAACAAAACTTATCCGTCTTCTAACTATAAATCGCTCTCTCTACGAAATGCCTCTTCTTCTGATTCTTCATCAACTTCTACTTCTACTTCTGTTGAGAAGATTAATAGTGAGCCCATGATTCCACCATATAACGTTTTGATCACTGGTTCCACTAAAg GAATCGGGTATGCACTAGCAAAGGAGTTTCTGAAATCTGGAGACAATGTCATCATATGCTCACGATCTG AGGAACGAGTGAAATCTGCTATAGAAAGCTTGAAGGTAGAGTCAGGGAAGCAGCATGTGTGG GGCACCAAGTGTGATGTTCGAGATGGGAATGATGTCAAGAACTTAGTTGCTTTTTCCAAAGAGCAACTCAAATACATTGACATATGG ATAAATAATGCAGGATCAAATGCTTACAGTTACAAACCATTGATGGAGGCATCTGATCAAGATCTAAT TGAAGTTGTCTCTACCAATACCTTGGGCTTAATGATATGTTGTCGAGAG GCAATGAATATGATGCAAAAACAACCTCGAGGTGGTCATATCTTTAACATTGATGGAGCTGGTTCTGATGGTAGACCAACCCCGAG ATTTGCTGCTTATGGGGCTACTAAACGCAGCGTGGTACATCTTACCAAATCACTACAG GCAGAATTGAAAATGCAAGATGTCAAAAATGTTCTTGTGCATAATCTCTCT CCAGGAATGGTCACAACAGATCTTCTCATGTCAGGTGCTAATACAAAGCAG GCCAAGTTTTTCATCAATGTTTTGGCTGAACCAGCTGAAAAG GTTGCTGAGTACCTAGTTCCCAACATCAGATCCATTCCTACAAATGGATCTGGAAGACCGACTTACATTCGTTTCCTCACTGGATTAAAAGCCTATTCCCAGATATTCTCA AGACTCGCATTTGGTGCTCGAAGAAATCGGTATTTTCTTGAAGATTAG
- the LOC125186531 gene encoding chlorophyll(ide) b reductase NOL, chloroplastic isoform X1 codes for MIVAAMPISASSLPILSFTTHSPLQKLNRHCYFTLHFTNKTYPSSNYKSLSLRNASSSDSSSTSTSTSVEKINSEPMIPPYNVLITGSTKGIGYALAKEFLKSGDNVIICSRSEERVKSAIESLKVESGKQHVWGTKCDVRDGNDVKNLVAFSKEQLKYIDIWINNAGSNAYSYKPLMEASDQDLIEVVSTNTLGLMICCREAMNMMQKQPRGGHIFNIDGAGSDGRPTPRFAAYGATKRSVVHLTKSLQAELKMQDVKNVLVHNLSPGMVTTDLLMSGANTKQAKFFINVLAEPAEKQVAEYLVPNIRSIPTNGSGRPTYIRFLTGLKAYSQIFSRLAFGARRNRYFLED; via the exons ATGATTGTAGCAGCAATGCCAATTTCAGCTTCTTCACTCccaattctttcttttaccaCTCACTCACCACTTCAAAAGCTCAACCGCCATTGCTATTTCACGCTTCATTTCACCAACAAAACTTATCCGTCTTCTAACTATAAATCGCTCTCTCTACGAAATGCCTCTTCTTCTGATTCTTCATCAACTTCTACTTCTACTTCTGTTGAGAAGATTAATAGTGAGCCCATGATTCCACCATATAACGTTTTGATCACTGGTTCCACTAAAg GAATCGGGTATGCACTAGCAAAGGAGTTTCTGAAATCTGGAGACAATGTCATCATATGCTCACGATCTG AGGAACGAGTGAAATCTGCTATAGAAAGCTTGAAGGTAGAGTCAGGGAAGCAGCATGTGTGG GGCACCAAGTGTGATGTTCGAGATGGGAATGATGTCAAGAACTTAGTTGCTTTTTCCAAAGAGCAACTCAAATACATTGACATATGG ATAAATAATGCAGGATCAAATGCTTACAGTTACAAACCATTGATGGAGGCATCTGATCAAGATCTAAT TGAAGTTGTCTCTACCAATACCTTGGGCTTAATGATATGTTGTCGAGAG GCAATGAATATGATGCAAAAACAACCTCGAGGTGGTCATATCTTTAACATTGATGGAGCTGGTTCTGATGGTAGACCAACCCCGAG ATTTGCTGCTTATGGGGCTACTAAACGCAGCGTGGTACATCTTACCAAATCACTACAG GCAGAATTGAAAATGCAAGATGTCAAAAATGTTCTTGTGCATAATCTCTCT CCAGGAATGGTCACAACAGATCTTCTCATGTCAGGTGCTAATACAAAGCAG GCCAAGTTTTTCATCAATGTTTTGGCTGAACCAGCTGAAAAG CAGGTTGCTGAGTACCTAGTTCCCAACATCAGATCCATTCCTACAAATGGATCTGGAAGACCGACTTACATTCGTTTCCTCACTGGATTAAAAGCCTATTCCCAGATATTCTCA AGACTCGCATTTGGTGCTCGAAGAAATCGGTATTTTCTTGAAGATTAG
- the LOC125186531 gene encoding chlorophyll(ide) b reductase NOL, chloroplastic isoform X3 yields the protein MIVAAMPISASSLPILSFTTHSPLQKLNRHCYFTLHFTNKTYPSSNYKSLSLRNASSSDSSSTSTSTSVEKINSEPMIPPYNVLITGSTKGIGYALAKEFLKSGDNVIICSRSEERVKSAIESLKVESGKQHVWGTKCDVRDGNDVKNLVAFSKEQLKYIDIWINNAGSNAYSYKPLMEASDQDLIEVVSTNTLGLMICCREAMNMMQKQPRGGHIFNIDGAGSDGRPTPRFAAYGATKRSVVHLTKSLQPGMVTTDLLMSGANTKQAKFFINVLAEPAEKQVAEYLVPNIRSIPTNGSGRPTYIRFLTGLKAYSQIFSRLAFGARRNRYFLED from the exons ATGATTGTAGCAGCAATGCCAATTTCAGCTTCTTCACTCccaattctttcttttaccaCTCACTCACCACTTCAAAAGCTCAACCGCCATTGCTATTTCACGCTTCATTTCACCAACAAAACTTATCCGTCTTCTAACTATAAATCGCTCTCTCTACGAAATGCCTCTTCTTCTGATTCTTCATCAACTTCTACTTCTACTTCTGTTGAGAAGATTAATAGTGAGCCCATGATTCCACCATATAACGTTTTGATCACTGGTTCCACTAAAg GAATCGGGTATGCACTAGCAAAGGAGTTTCTGAAATCTGGAGACAATGTCATCATATGCTCACGATCTG AGGAACGAGTGAAATCTGCTATAGAAAGCTTGAAGGTAGAGTCAGGGAAGCAGCATGTGTGG GGCACCAAGTGTGATGTTCGAGATGGGAATGATGTCAAGAACTTAGTTGCTTTTTCCAAAGAGCAACTCAAATACATTGACATATGG ATAAATAATGCAGGATCAAATGCTTACAGTTACAAACCATTGATGGAGGCATCTGATCAAGATCTAAT TGAAGTTGTCTCTACCAATACCTTGGGCTTAATGATATGTTGTCGAGAG GCAATGAATATGATGCAAAAACAACCTCGAGGTGGTCATATCTTTAACATTGATGGAGCTGGTTCTGATGGTAGACCAACCCCGAG ATTTGCTGCTTATGGGGCTACTAAACGCAGCGTGGTACATCTTACCAAATCACTACAG CCAGGAATGGTCACAACAGATCTTCTCATGTCAGGTGCTAATACAAAGCAG GCCAAGTTTTTCATCAATGTTTTGGCTGAACCAGCTGAAAAG CAGGTTGCTGAGTACCTAGTTCCCAACATCAGATCCATTCCTACAAATGGATCTGGAAGACCGACTTACATTCGTTTCCTCACTGGATTAAAAGCCTATTCCCAGATATTCTCA AGACTCGCATTTGGTGCTCGAAGAAATCGGTATTTTCTTGAAGATTAG
- the LOC125186531 gene encoding chlorophyll(ide) b reductase NOL, chloroplastic isoform X4, producing MIVAAMPISASSLPILSFTTHSPLQKLNRHCYFTLHFTNKTYPSSNYKSLSLRNASSSDSSSTSTSTSVEKINSEPMIPPYNVLITGSTKGIGYALAKEFLKSGDNVIICSRSEERVKSAIESLKVESGKQHVWGTKCDVRDGNDVKNLVAFSKEQLKYIDIWINNAGSNAYSYKPLMEASDQDLIEVVSTNTLGLMICCREAMNMMQKQPRGGHIFNIDGAGSDGRPTPRFAAYGATKRSVVHLTKSLQPGMVTTDLLMSGANTKQAKFFINVLAEPAEKVAEYLVPNIRSIPTNGSGRPTYIRFLTGLKAYSQIFSRLAFGARRNRYFLED from the exons ATGATTGTAGCAGCAATGCCAATTTCAGCTTCTTCACTCccaattctttcttttaccaCTCACTCACCACTTCAAAAGCTCAACCGCCATTGCTATTTCACGCTTCATTTCACCAACAAAACTTATCCGTCTTCTAACTATAAATCGCTCTCTCTACGAAATGCCTCTTCTTCTGATTCTTCATCAACTTCTACTTCTACTTCTGTTGAGAAGATTAATAGTGAGCCCATGATTCCACCATATAACGTTTTGATCACTGGTTCCACTAAAg GAATCGGGTATGCACTAGCAAAGGAGTTTCTGAAATCTGGAGACAATGTCATCATATGCTCACGATCTG AGGAACGAGTGAAATCTGCTATAGAAAGCTTGAAGGTAGAGTCAGGGAAGCAGCATGTGTGG GGCACCAAGTGTGATGTTCGAGATGGGAATGATGTCAAGAACTTAGTTGCTTTTTCCAAAGAGCAACTCAAATACATTGACATATGG ATAAATAATGCAGGATCAAATGCTTACAGTTACAAACCATTGATGGAGGCATCTGATCAAGATCTAAT TGAAGTTGTCTCTACCAATACCTTGGGCTTAATGATATGTTGTCGAGAG GCAATGAATATGATGCAAAAACAACCTCGAGGTGGTCATATCTTTAACATTGATGGAGCTGGTTCTGATGGTAGACCAACCCCGAG ATTTGCTGCTTATGGGGCTACTAAACGCAGCGTGGTACATCTTACCAAATCACTACAG CCAGGAATGGTCACAACAGATCTTCTCATGTCAGGTGCTAATACAAAGCAG GCCAAGTTTTTCATCAATGTTTTGGCTGAACCAGCTGAAAAG GTTGCTGAGTACCTAGTTCCCAACATCAGATCCATTCCTACAAATGGATCTGGAAGACCGACTTACATTCGTTTCCTCACTGGATTAAAAGCCTATTCCCAGATATTCTCA AGACTCGCATTTGGTGCTCGAAGAAATCGGTATTTTCTTGAAGATTAG